A stretch of Microbacterium caowuchunii DNA encodes these proteins:
- a CDS encoding IMPACT family protein has product MPFTLAAPVHSEQVIKKSRFLGCVEPVTGREQAVARVSELRAEHPGARHVCWALMAGGHSAANDDGEPSGTAGRPMLDVLRHQELEGVLATVVRYFGGVKLGAGGLVRAYTDCVAQALLGAERVPLIRMRTLRVRVPYAVEGALRREFEAHAATLEDVRHGGDVELTVQLPEDRAASLMARVDDLSQGRAVWVAGGRGTVRSGPARFGCGTRAGTRPEGTR; this is encoded by the coding sequence ATGCCCTTCACCCTCGCCGCACCCGTTCACAGCGAACAGGTCATCAAGAAGAGCCGCTTCCTCGGATGCGTGGAGCCGGTCACCGGGCGCGAGCAGGCCGTCGCGAGGGTCTCCGAACTGCGCGCCGAGCATCCGGGGGCCCGGCACGTCTGCTGGGCACTGATGGCCGGGGGACACTCCGCGGCGAACGACGACGGTGAACCGAGCGGGACGGCGGGCCGTCCGATGCTGGACGTGCTTCGGCACCAGGAGCTCGAGGGCGTGCTGGCGACCGTGGTCCGGTACTTCGGCGGCGTGAAGCTCGGCGCCGGCGGGCTCGTCCGCGCCTATACGGACTGCGTGGCCCAGGCGCTGCTGGGTGCCGAGCGGGTGCCCCTCATCCGGATGCGGACCCTTCGGGTCAGGGTGCCGTACGCGGTCGAGGGGGCGCTCCGGCGCGAGTTCGAGGCGCACGCTGCGACGCTGGAGGACGTGCGCCACGGCGGGGACGTGGAGCTCACGGTTCAGCTGCCCGAGGACCGGGCCGCCTCGCTGATGGCCCGCGTCGACGACCTGTCCCAGGGGCGTGCCGTGTGGGTGGCCGGGGGCCGAGGGACGGTGAGGTCCGGACCCGCGCGCTTCGGATGCGGCACGCGCGCCGGCACCCGCCCGGAGGGGACGCGGTGA
- a CDS encoding DUF2200 domain-containing protein — MHRIFGMPVASVYPLYVTKLAKKGRTQEELDEVIAWLTGFDRAELQRHLDAQTTFADFFAAATLNPAADRITGVICGMRVEEIEDPLMQKIRYLDKLVDELARGKAMEKVLRGA; from the coding sequence ATGCACCGGATCTTCGGGATGCCCGTGGCATCGGTCTACCCGCTGTATGTGACCAAGCTCGCCAAGAAGGGTCGCACGCAGGAGGAGCTCGACGAGGTGATCGCGTGGCTCACGGGCTTCGACCGCGCTGAACTGCAGCGGCACCTGGACGCGCAGACGACGTTCGCGGACTTCTTCGCAGCGGCCACCCTGAACCCCGCGGCGGACCGCATCACGGGCGTTATCTGCGGCATGCGCGTCGAGGAGATCGAAGATCCGCTCATGCAGAAGATCCGGTACCTCGACAAGCTCGTCGACGAGCTCGCCCGGGGAAAGGCGATGGAGAAAGTACTGCGCGGGGCGTGA
- a CDS encoding alpha/beta fold hydrolase: protein MTPTPHLERRGAGTPVLFVHGNGVDHRSMLELDDAFDGADWERVYLDLPGFGRTPRLDAPGGLPELADWLDRMTGELLGSTPFAVVGSSLGGLLARELAARRPHQCLGIALLAPVVDPVQQNRTLPPSVVLVENAALISDLTTEDAAAYAELAVVQSPENWERFRRSVLPGLRAADIRAMAHLAKDYALPALPDDRLASLERPVLIVTGRQDAVVGYQDQWALAQRLPRATYAVLDRAGHNIQIDAPDAVHDLVRHWAAQVAERPVAR, encoded by the coding sequence GTGACCCCGACCCCACACCTCGAGCGCCGTGGCGCCGGCACGCCGGTGCTCTTCGTCCACGGCAACGGCGTCGACCATCGCTCGATGCTCGAGCTGGACGACGCGTTCGACGGCGCCGACTGGGAACGCGTCTACCTCGACCTGCCCGGCTTCGGCCGGACGCCCCGGCTCGACGCGCCGGGCGGGCTGCCTGAGCTGGCCGACTGGCTCGACCGGATGACCGGTGAGCTCCTCGGCTCCACGCCCTTCGCCGTCGTGGGCTCGTCGCTCGGGGGTCTCCTGGCGCGCGAGCTCGCCGCGCGACGTCCCCATCAGTGCCTCGGCATCGCCCTTCTCGCTCCGGTCGTCGATCCGGTGCAGCAGAACCGGACGCTGCCGCCGTCCGTCGTGCTCGTCGAAAACGCCGCGCTCATCTCCGATCTGACGACGGAGGACGCCGCCGCCTACGCGGAACTGGCGGTGGTGCAGTCCCCGGAGAACTGGGAACGATTCCGCCGCTCGGTGCTCCCCGGCCTGCGCGCCGCCGACATCCGGGCGATGGCTCACCTGGCGAAGGACTACGCCCTGCCCGCCCTGCCCGATGATCGGCTCGCCTCTCTGGAGCGGCCGGTGCTCATCGTCACCGGCCGACAGGACGCCGTCGTCGGGTACCAGGATCAGTGGGCGCTCGCACAGCGCCTGCCCCGCGCCACCTATGCGGTGCTCGATCGCGCCGGCCACAACATCCAGATCGACGCCCCGGATGCCGTGCACGACCTGGTCCGGCACTGGGCGGCGCAGGTCGCCGAACGCCCGGTCGCACGCTGA
- a CDS encoding alpha/beta fold hydrolase — protein sequence MTKLEIFEPDRRAIPYLDQGEGFTVVLLPAEGLNIASLGMLASVLVEEGFRVVRIGNRRPSGDEAPVTMHDLAQDVVEVMDRIGLPAESWVGGHGFGGAVARTVAHDHAGRVSGVLLLGVAAAGPMSEDATQALRTAFSDTDDADGLEAMRVLAGDADDLELAWRLFSGTRDRAVMPMQRAALAATPEQAWAPLPAGLPVLIIQGSDDQVMPPANGDALRDLAPERVSSSRIEGHGHLFVMTDPVETAGAIEDYLGWD from the coding sequence GTGACGAAGCTCGAGATCTTTGAACCCGACCGCCGCGCCATCCCGTACCTCGATCAGGGGGAGGGGTTCACCGTGGTGCTCCTGCCCGCGGAGGGCTTGAACATCGCCTCCCTGGGGATGCTGGCCAGCGTCCTGGTCGAGGAGGGGTTCCGGGTGGTCCGCATCGGCAACCGCCGCCCGTCCGGTGACGAGGCGCCGGTCACGATGCACGATCTGGCGCAGGACGTCGTCGAGGTGATGGACCGGATCGGCCTGCCCGCCGAATCCTGGGTCGGCGGGCATGGCTTCGGCGGTGCCGTCGCACGCACCGTGGCGCACGACCACGCGGGGCGGGTGAGCGGAGTCCTGCTCCTCGGCGTCGCGGCGGCCGGACCGATGAGCGAGGACGCGACGCAGGCACTGCGTACCGCGTTCTCGGATACGGACGACGCCGACGGACTCGAGGCGATGCGCGTGCTGGCCGGGGACGCGGACGACCTCGAACTGGCGTGGCGGCTGTTCTCCGGCACCCGCGACCGTGCCGTGATGCCGATGCAGCGCGCGGCTCTGGCCGCGACGCCGGAGCAGGCGTGGGCGCCACTGCCCGCAGGCCTCCCGGTGCTCATCATCCAGGGATCGGACGACCAGGTGATGCCGCCCGCCAACGGCGACGCCCTGCGGGACCTGGCACCGGAGCGGGTGAGCTCGAGCCGCATCGAAGGGCACGGGCATCTGTTCGTGATGACCGACCCCGTCGAGACGGCCGGAGCGATCGAGGACTACCTGGGCTGGGACTGA
- a CDS encoding PLDc N-terminal domain-containing protein: MTKTSDRLVEGAKTVTKIAGVAKAAEAAKTVTHLSAPAKVGLGILGIVQVAFAFLAFWDLAWRDEDDVRGPKPAWIPAILVNWIGPAAYFLVGIRHRR, from the coding sequence ATGACCAAGACCAGTGACCGCCTCGTCGAGGGCGCCAAGACCGTGACCAAGATCGCCGGTGTCGCGAAGGCCGCTGAGGCCGCCAAGACCGTGACGCACCTCTCGGCTCCCGCGAAGGTAGGGCTGGGCATCCTCGGCATCGTGCAGGTCGCGTTCGCGTTCCTCGCCTTCTGGGACCTCGCCTGGCGCGACGAGGACGACGTGCGCGGCCCGAAGCCGGCGTGGATCCCGGCGATCCTCGTGAACTGGATCGGCCCCGCGGCATACTTCCTCGTCGGCATCCGGCACCGTCGCTGA
- a CDS encoding DUF6968 family protein — protein MILGDDMVARRVLVRDGKPARVIVLRPRPFDDAGADWYVDVRLVDEDDEVIWSSRVGGVDAVQALTLALVRIGDTLAAERAEGHELTFLGDTELGFPVTLPSTDGKNSTAQVMLYQVGPAAEPR, from the coding sequence ATGATCCTCGGTGACGACATGGTGGCGCGGCGTGTGCTCGTGCGCGATGGGAAGCCTGCACGCGTGATCGTCCTGCGCCCGCGGCCATTCGACGATGCGGGCGCTGATTGGTATGTCGATGTTCGCTTGGTGGACGAAGACGATGAGGTGATCTGGTCCAGTCGAGTCGGCGGCGTCGATGCGGTCCAGGCGCTCACGCTCGCGTTGGTGCGAATAGGGGACACGCTTGCTGCCGAGCGCGCCGAGGGTCATGAGTTGACGTTCTTGGGGGACACGGAACTGGGGTTCCCCGTCACACTGCCATCGACGGACGGGAAGAACTCCACAGCGCAGGTGATGCTGTACCAGGTGGGTCCGGCAGCAGAACCCCGGTGA
- a CDS encoding aromatic ring-opening dioxygenase LigA yields MTSLPSASAVVRVGRLATAAGTLLLAGGTAAWLTVTKQLREEKITVPGNAPALAGKPVQGPATAYVEALVIKRNAERGAGGRTFADISDALRSVESGSDEERRLRGQSSALSTAASLRTSLMTSVLAYGVSALAAGLGALFLVSGTTLRRAGRS; encoded by the coding sequence ATGACCTCCCTGCCGAGCGCATCCGCAGTCGTCCGCGTCGGACGCCTCGCCACCGCCGCCGGGACGCTTCTCCTCGCCGGGGGCACCGCGGCCTGGCTCACCGTCACGAAGCAGCTGCGCGAGGAGAAGATCACCGTGCCGGGCAACGCGCCGGCCCTCGCGGGCAAGCCGGTCCAGGGTCCGGCCACCGCCTACGTCGAGGCGCTCGTGATCAAGCGCAACGCCGAGCGGGGTGCGGGCGGGCGCACCTTCGCCGACATCAGCGACGCGCTGCGCAGTGTGGAGTCCGGCAGTGACGAGGAGCGCCGACTGCGCGGGCAGAGCTCCGCCCTCTCGACCGCCGCATCCCTCCGCACCTCGCTGATGACCTCGGTGCTCGCGTACGGCGTGAGCGCGCTCGCGGCGGGGCTCGGTGCGCTCTTCCTGGTCTCCGGCACGACGCTTCGCCGCGCCGGCCGGAGCTGA
- a CDS encoding SDR family oxidoreductase has protein sequence MPLHLLTGAGSGIGAALAARLHARGDDLVLLARNPGRAREMEAAFPGAQTVVADLATPGRLSWALSKQQLPARIDSLIHVAGVVDLGPVADLPAAIWESQLSVNLVGPAELTRLLLPLVRMSKGQIVFVNSGAGLRANPEWAAYAASKHGLKALADALRAEEAPHGVRVSSVYPGRTATPMQARVHQQEGKEYDAAAFIDADSVATSIVTVLDLPRDAQITDLSIRPGV, from the coding sequence ATGCCCCTCCATCTGCTCACCGGCGCCGGTTCCGGTATCGGAGCCGCGCTCGCCGCGCGGCTGCACGCCCGCGGTGACGACCTGGTCCTCCTCGCCCGGAACCCCGGCCGAGCGCGTGAGATGGAAGCCGCCTTCCCAGGCGCCCAGACAGTCGTCGCCGACCTCGCCACGCCGGGACGACTGTCGTGGGCACTGTCGAAGCAGCAGCTTCCGGCACGGATCGATTCGCTCATCCACGTCGCCGGCGTCGTCGACCTCGGGCCGGTGGCGGATCTGCCGGCCGCGATCTGGGAATCGCAGCTCAGCGTGAACCTCGTCGGGCCGGCCGAGCTGACCCGGCTGCTCCTCCCGCTCGTGCGGATGTCGAAGGGACAGATCGTCTTCGTGAACTCCGGCGCAGGCCTCCGTGCGAATCCGGAATGGGCGGCGTACGCGGCATCCAAGCACGGACTCAAGGCCCTCGCCGACGCGCTGCGCGCAGAAGAGGCACCCCACGGTGTGCGGGTGTCCTCCGTGTACCCGGGGCGGACCGCCACCCCGATGCAGGCGCGTGTCCATCAGCAGGAGGGCAAGGAGTACGACGCCGCCGCGTTCATCGACGCGGATTCGGTCGCCACCAGCATCGTGACCGTGCTGGACCTGCCCCGCGACGCCCAGATCACCGACCTGTCGATCCGGCCGGGGGTCTGA
- a CDS encoding patatin-like phospholipase family protein, whose product MSDVRAGFDTTGDDRTLGLTLGGGGAFGAAHVGVLQVLEERGIHPGIATGTSSGALIAAAYAAGVGAAEIERAVRGFRWSAIARWSWAPRWGLLDTRVVTDAVGRALGTDPLIEDLPRRFGAYATDLRTRRGVTLDRGPLSVALRSSIAVPGLLPPVRVDGRLLADGGMVDNVPVAAARELGAERVIVVRLHAKWENVRMMRTVTRTADLVADPSVILIQPEMGGMAQWMMSDVPRLIAEGRRAAVAALDAAAVRAR is encoded by the coding sequence ATGAGCGATGTCCGTGCGGGGTTCGATACGACCGGAGACGACCGGACTCTCGGTCTCACGCTCGGCGGCGGCGGTGCGTTCGGTGCCGCGCACGTGGGCGTGCTGCAGGTGCTCGAGGAACGCGGCATCCATCCCGGGATCGCCACGGGGACGAGTTCCGGTGCGCTGATCGCCGCCGCCTACGCCGCGGGGGTCGGCGCGGCGGAGATCGAGCGCGCCGTACGCGGCTTCCGGTGGAGCGCGATCGCGCGGTGGTCCTGGGCGCCGCGGTGGGGACTCCTGGACACGCGTGTCGTGACCGACGCGGTCGGCCGTGCGCTCGGAACGGACCCGTTGATCGAGGACCTGCCGCGACGCTTCGGCGCCTACGCCACGGACCTCCGGACGAGGCGGGGGGTGACGCTCGACCGGGGACCGTTGAGCGTCGCGCTGCGTTCCTCGATCGCTGTTCCCGGGCTCCTGCCGCCGGTGCGGGTGGACGGACGGCTGCTGGCGGACGGAGGGATGGTGGACAACGTTCCGGTCGCCGCGGCCCGCGAGCTCGGCGCCGAGCGCGTTATCGTCGTGCGCCTGCACGCGAAGTGGGAGAACGTCCGGATGATGCGCACCGTCACCCGGACCGCCGACCTCGTCGCCGACCCGTCCGTCATCCTCATCCAGCCGGAGATGGGCGGGATGGCGCAGTGGATGATGTCCGACGTGCCGCGGCTGATCGCCGAGGGCCGCCGAGCCGCGGTAGCCGCACTGGACGCCGCAGCCGTACGGGCGCGCTGA
- a CDS encoding alpha/beta hydrolase: protein MTSGATTRIADPELADWLASIQSQEYAAPSISRAREKRSRPAGPEISVVRDEVLAAENAVPVPVRVYRHDAEKTRTTCVYVHGGAFVFGDLDSHDRACRRLAALGRIDVVAVDYRRAPEHPFPAAIDDVRTVLAAVRHSIGSDQPLGLAGDSAGALIAFSAAEAPDIAVDRLLMVNPNVDLTLSMPSVESWGTGWGLDARDLEWFVSKWAPTSAIRGSSTLDPLRRAPLATPMTTIITSEYDPLRDEGLALAEHLQRAGRLTRHHHLDGMVHGVINLDTVSPTARRWGDCFLTEFAEELINSRG from the coding sequence ATGACCTCCGGGGCGACGACGAGGATCGCCGATCCTGAGCTAGCGGACTGGCTTGCCAGCATCCAAAGCCAGGAATACGCCGCACCGTCGATTTCGCGGGCCCGTGAGAAGAGATCCCGTCCTGCAGGACCCGAGATCTCCGTGGTTCGAGATGAGGTGCTGGCTGCAGAAAACGCCGTTCCTGTCCCTGTCCGCGTCTACCGGCACGACGCCGAAAAGACCCGCACCACCTGTGTCTACGTACACGGCGGCGCATTCGTGTTCGGTGACCTCGACTCCCACGACCGCGCGTGCCGACGACTCGCCGCCCTCGGGAGAATCGACGTCGTCGCTGTCGATTACCGACGCGCGCCCGAGCACCCCTTCCCCGCAGCCATCGACGACGTCCGCACCGTCCTCGCTGCCGTGCGTCACAGCATTGGTAGCGATCAACCCCTGGGCCTCGCCGGAGATTCTGCGGGAGCCCTCATAGCTTTCTCGGCAGCGGAGGCGCCGGACATCGCCGTCGATCGCCTTCTCATGGTCAACCCCAACGTGGACCTCACTCTGTCGATGCCCAGCGTTGAAAGCTGGGGCACAGGATGGGGCCTGGACGCCCGGGATCTCGAGTGGTTCGTGTCAAAGTGGGCACCGACGTCCGCAATACGTGGAAGCTCGACACTCGACCCACTACGGCGCGCACCCCTCGCGACCCCGATGACGACGATCATCACCAGCGAGTACGACCCACTCCGCGACGAAGGGCTCGCGCTGGCCGAGCATCTGCAACGTGCGGGAAGGCTCACGAGACATCATCATCTGGATGGCATGGTCCACGGCGTGATCAATCTGGATACCGTCTCCCCCACAGCCCGACGCTGGGGCGACTGCTTCCTGACCGAGTTCGCAGAGGAACTCATCAACTCCAGAGGTTGA
- the ychF gene encoding redox-regulated ATPase YchF gives MALTIGIVGLPNVGKSTLFNALTKNSVLAANYPFATIEPNVGVVNLPDPRLDTLAEIFGSERILPAAVSFVDIAGIVRGASEGEGLGNKFLANIREADAIAQVVRGFADSDVVHVDGAVDPKNDMETINAELQLADLETLERAIARYEKEVRGKKLDPSVLEAAVAAKDALERGVLLSASGIDLEPIKELGLLTAKPFIFVFNVDEAVLTDPARKAELEALVAPAKAVFLDAKIESELIDLDPEDAAELLASTGQEESGLDQLARIGFDTLGLQTYLTAGPKEARAWTIGKGWKAPQAAGVIHTDFEKGFIKAEVISFDDLVAAGSVQEARARGKARLEGKDYVMQDGDVVEFRFNV, from the coding sequence GTGGCTCTTACCATCGGAATCGTCGGTCTTCCCAACGTCGGCAAGTCGACGCTCTTCAACGCGCTGACCAAGAACTCAGTGCTCGCCGCGAACTACCCGTTCGCCACGATCGAGCCGAACGTCGGGGTCGTGAACCTGCCGGACCCGCGCCTCGACACGCTCGCCGAGATCTTCGGCAGCGAGCGGATCCTGCCCGCCGCGGTCTCGTTCGTCGACATCGCGGGCATCGTCCGCGGCGCCAGCGAGGGCGAAGGGCTGGGCAACAAGTTCCTCGCGAACATCCGGGAGGCGGATGCGATCGCTCAGGTCGTGCGCGGCTTCGCCGACTCCGACGTCGTGCACGTCGACGGCGCCGTCGACCCGAAGAACGACATGGAGACCATCAACGCAGAGCTCCAGCTCGCGGATCTCGAGACGCTCGAGCGGGCCATCGCCCGGTACGAGAAGGAGGTGCGCGGCAAGAAGCTCGACCCCTCCGTGCTCGAGGCGGCTGTGGCCGCGAAGGATGCGCTGGAGCGCGGGGTGCTGCTCTCGGCATCCGGCATCGATCTGGAGCCCATCAAGGAGCTCGGGCTGCTCACCGCCAAGCCCTTCATCTTCGTGTTCAACGTCGACGAGGCCGTGCTGACGGATCCCGCGCGGAAGGCCGAGCTGGAGGCGCTCGTCGCCCCTGCCAAGGCGGTGTTCCTGGACGCGAAGATCGAGTCCGAGCTGATCGACCTCGACCCGGAGGATGCCGCCGAACTGCTCGCCTCGACGGGTCAGGAGGAGTCCGGTCTCGACCAGCTGGCCCGGATCGGGTTCGACACGCTGGGACTGCAGACCTACCTCACGGCCGGCCCGAAGGAGGCGCGCGCCTGGACGATCGGGAAGGGCTGGAAGGCTCCCCAGGCGGCCGGCGTCATCCACACCGACTTCGAGAAGGGCTTCATCAAGGCCGAGGTCATCTCGTTCGACGACCTGGTCGCCGCGGGCTCGGTGCAGGAGGCCCGCGCGCGCGGCAAGGCACGCCTCGAGGGCAAGGACTACGTCATGCAGGACGGCGACGTGGTGGAGTTCCGCTTCAACGTGTGA
- a CDS encoding GNAT family N-acetyltransferase, which yields MALPDRYELICGAPDVDAYLRLRADAGLSPKTAEQGAAAITGTWFFCHVRERTTGRVVAMGRVIGDGGWYFHIADIATHPEHQGAGLGRMVLDALIERIRAVAPPDPYITLIADPPGRRLYEKTGFVDTDPSVGMRLATSA from the coding sequence ATGGCTCTCCCCGACCGCTACGAACTGATCTGCGGAGCACCCGATGTGGATGCGTACCTCAGGCTGCGCGCAGACGCAGGGCTCTCACCCAAGACCGCCGAGCAGGGTGCGGCCGCCATCACCGGAACCTGGTTCTTCTGCCATGTCCGTGAGCGCACCACGGGGAGGGTGGTGGCGATGGGACGCGTGATCGGCGACGGGGGCTGGTACTTCCACATCGCGGACATCGCGACCCATCCGGAACACCAGGGTGCAGGCCTGGGACGCATGGTGTTGGACGCGCTGATCGAACGCATCCGCGCGGTGGCTCCGCCGGATCCGTACATCACCCTCATCGCGGACCCGCCCGGACGGCGACTGTACGAGAAGACCGGCTTCGTCGACACCGACCCGTCGGTGGGCATGCGCCTGGCTACCTCCGCCTGA
- a CDS encoding MmcQ/YjbR family DNA-binding protein: protein MPVLDDVRRIAAGLPGSEERETTGGAAWFVRNKLYAWECHPWPSIPADTRAIIAAELVVGVKVADRVDALALVEMQPEVFLRTTTSWGEPKVAFRMAAIDQDHLAELVTEGWRVQAPKYLRRAFAAGG, encoded by the coding sequence ATGCCCGTTCTCGACGACGTCCGCCGCATCGCCGCTGGACTCCCCGGCAGCGAGGAGCGGGAGACGACGGGCGGAGCGGCGTGGTTCGTGCGCAACAAGCTGTACGCGTGGGAGTGCCATCCGTGGCCGAGCATCCCGGCCGACACGCGGGCGATCATCGCGGCCGAACTCGTCGTGGGTGTGAAGGTGGCCGATCGCGTCGACGCCCTGGCACTCGTCGAGATGCAGCCGGAGGTGTTCTTGCGCACGACGACCAGCTGGGGGGAGCCGAAGGTCGCCTTCCGGATGGCCGCGATCGACCAGGATCATCTCGCCGAGCTCGTCACCGAGGGATGGCGTGTGCAAGCGCCGAAGTATCTGCGCCGCGCCTTCGCGGCCGGAGGATGA
- a CDS encoding NADH:ubiquinone oxidoreductase subunit 4 (chain M) has translation MSRTVPSRIASALAGVIALVIALSGCALLEQDPSSPDVPRIEQDEDLGELTVYEVDTAGELVPAAAGLDAEVWDLFRRVVTPAYAAERILWYKVGDDPDSDLLAWVVESEEDPELWNLAVNLSAAEDEELLLLTLIHEYAHLLSMGPGQTDESGDCLARPASAPCAEDGGYLAAFHARFWASYGEEAPAYQEADDAVTAAFYADHEEDFVSEYAATNVGEDFAEVFTAFVAEPRPSDPGESRVAAKIAFMWEWPELVEIRERLRSEFGDIVWVEF, from the coding sequence ATGTCCCGAACCGTCCCGTCCCGCATCGCCTCCGCGCTCGCCGGTGTCATCGCCCTGGTGATCGCCCTGTCCGGTTGCGCGCTCCTGGAGCAGGATCCGTCGAGCCCGGACGTGCCCCGCATCGAGCAGGACGAGGATCTCGGTGAACTCACCGTGTACGAGGTGGACACGGCCGGTGAGCTGGTGCCCGCGGCGGCCGGTCTCGACGCGGAGGTGTGGGATCTCTTCCGCCGCGTCGTCACCCCCGCCTACGCCGCCGAGCGGATCCTCTGGTACAAGGTCGGTGACGACCCGGACTCCGACCTGCTCGCCTGGGTGGTGGAGAGCGAGGAGGATCCGGAGCTGTGGAATCTGGCGGTCAACCTGTCGGCTGCCGAGGACGAGGAGCTGCTGCTGCTGACGCTCATCCACGAGTACGCCCATCTGTTGTCGATGGGGCCGGGGCAGACGGATGAGTCGGGCGATTGCCTCGCCCGGCCGGCGTCGGCCCCGTGCGCCGAGGACGGGGGGTACCTGGCCGCCTTCCATGCGCGCTTCTGGGCCTCCTACGGAGAGGAGGCGCCGGCCTATCAGGAGGCGGACGATGCGGTCACGGCCGCTTTCTACGCCGACCACGAGGAGGACTTCGTCAGTGAGTACGCCGCGACGAACGTGGGCGAGGACTTCGCCGAGGTGTTCACCGCCTTCGTCGCGGAGCCCCGTCCGTCCGACCCCGGCGAAAGTCGCGTCGCGGCGAAGATCGCGTTCATGTGGGAGTGGCCGGAGCTGGTGGAGATCCGTGAGCGGCTGCGGTCGGAGTTCGGCGACATCGTCTGGGTGGAGTTCTGA
- a CDS encoding tetratricopeptide repeat protein has protein sequence MPADLKQWEASVTDLWANFDSLSRDEGVKAMRELADACPARDGRGAFELASMYDSMGFEAEAGAEYERALELTLDDARHAQLAVQYGSTLRNLGRLDEAIAVLSAAPTHESTGSAPRVVLALALHSAGRKDEALRVAIEAQIEALPRYQRSMRNYAAALTEPATPDDPITR, from the coding sequence ATGCCGGCAGACCTCAAACAATGGGAAGCCTCCGTCACGGACCTCTGGGCCAACTTCGACTCCCTCAGCCGCGACGAAGGGGTCAAGGCCATGCGGGAGTTGGCTGACGCGTGCCCGGCGCGCGACGGCCGGGGCGCATTCGAGCTCGCGAGCATGTACGACTCGATGGGATTCGAGGCTGAGGCAGGCGCGGAGTATGAGCGCGCGCTCGAACTCACCCTCGATGACGCTCGGCATGCTCAACTCGCGGTGCAGTACGGATCCACTCTGCGCAACCTCGGCCGACTCGATGAAGCCATCGCCGTCTTGAGCGCCGCCCCGACCCACGAATCGACAGGCTCGGCACCTCGTGTCGTGCTGGCTCTGGCGCTGCATAGCGCGGGCCGCAAAGATGAGGCGCTCCGGGTAGCCATCGAGGCCCAAATCGAGGCATTGCCTCGATATCAGCGCTCGATGCGCAACTACGCCGCAGCGCTAACCGAGCCAGCGACTCCAGACGACCCGATTACACGTTGA